GAAGTTTATAGTGGAATAGCAGATATGTTCCAGTGTTTAGAAAGGCTGGATAACCTTTCTGAAGTTCTTGAAGAAGAAAATTAAGTACGTTGGATAAGAAATGAGCAATAAGAATCGGGTATTTTGAAGTACTCTATAAGAAAATAAAAACAAGAAGCTTGGAAATTTTCCAGGCTTTTTTTGTTTGCCCATATCCTTAAACATTTCCTAAACGAATCCTTATTCCTATTGGGGATTTTCGTGATAAGATAAAATAAATACAAAAGATGAGAGGGAAAGCCATATGAGTAAAGTCTATATTGTTGGGGCAAAACGGACGCCAATTGGAAGTTTTCTGGGTGCGCTTAAAGATGTTTCCGCGGGCGAGTTGGGAAGCTATCCAATTAAAGGCGTTTTGGAACAAAGTGGCGTCAATTCGAGTGATTTGGATGAAATTGTGTTGGGGAATGTCTTGCCAGCTGGACAAGGGCAAGGGGTGGCGCGTCAGGCGGCTATTTTTGCAGGCGTGGATACTTCCGTTCCGGCGTATTCCTTAAACATGGTTTGTGGCAGTGGGTTAAAAACAGTCATGAATGCATATCTCGGAATCAAAGCAGGTGAGTATCAAGCGATTATTGCAGGGGGTGTTGAAGTGATGAGTCAAGCGCCTTATCTACTTCCGGATCGCTTGCGGAATGGTCAGAAAATGGGTGGTTTTCACGTAAAGGATCATCTGCTTGATGATGCGCTGACCGATGCTTTCGAAGGCTATCATATGGGCGTGACGGCGGAAAATGTTGCGGAACGCTACCACTTAAACCGGGAAGACCAGGACGCATTTGCTTGGGAATCACAGCAACGTGCAATTGCTGCGGTTGACGAAGGAGCTTTCAAAGCAGAAATTGTTCCCGTTGAAACAAAAGTAAGACGGCAATCCGTTATAGTCGATCAAGACGAATACCCAAATCGCACTACAAATTTGGAAAAACTCGGCGGTTTGCGCCCGGCCTTTAACAAAGAAGGTTCGGTGACTGCCGGAAACGCATCTGGTATCAACGATGGGGCCAGTGCGACTTTATTAGTAAGTGAAGCATTTATGACAGAACAGGGCCTCACACCGTTGGCGGAAATCGTAGCTATCGGACAAGGCGGCGTTGATCCTTCAGTAATGGGGCTAGGCCCAACTCCGGCCATCAAACAGGCGCTAAAAAAATCAGGATTAACTTTTGAAGATATCGACGTTTTTGAATTGAACGAAGCTTTCGCAGCCCAAAGTCTGGGTGTTATTCAAGAGTTGACGGATGCTTTCTCTGTTTCAAAAGAATACATGTTGGAACGGACGAACTTAAACGGTGGCGCAATCGCACTCGGTCATCCCGTCGGCGCAAGTGGCAATCGCGTTTTAGTAACCTTGATTCATATTCTAAAACAACGAAACTTAAAATATGGCCTCGCATCTCTCTGTATCGGGGGCGGTATGGGGACAGCTGTTATTGTCCGAAATCCAGAAGTAGAGTAAAATATTTCTATATAAAGGAGTGTTATTATGAAAACATTTATTTCAGAAAAACATCAAAATGAAGCAATCGCATCACTCAAAACAATTCTTTCTTATCCTTCTTATTTACAAGAGGATGACGAAACACCTTTCGGAAAAGACATCCAGGCGGTTTTAGAAAAAACATTGGAAATTACTGAAGGACTGGGCTTCCGGACCTATATCGATCCAGATGGGTACTATGGTTACGCTGAAATAGGCGAAGGCGAAGAGTTATTTGCAGTTCTCTGTCATTTAGACGTGGTCCCACCTGGCAACTTAACATTATGGGATTCAAAACCGTTCGAGCCAATTATTAAAGACGGTTATATTATTGCCCGTGGAACCGAAGACGATAAAGGGCCGACGATGGCCGCGTTATACGCAGTCAAAGCATTACTGGATGCAGGCGAAACACTCAATAAGCGTGTTCGTTTTATTT
This genomic interval from Jeotgalibaca porci contains the following:
- a CDS encoding acetyl-CoA C-acetyltransferase; its protein translation is MSKVYIVGAKRTPIGSFLGALKDVSAGELGSYPIKGVLEQSGVNSSDLDEIVLGNVLPAGQGQGVARQAAIFAGVDTSVPAYSLNMVCGSGLKTVMNAYLGIKAGEYQAIIAGGVEVMSQAPYLLPDRLRNGQKMGGFHVKDHLLDDALTDAFEGYHMGVTAENVAERYHLNREDQDAFAWESQQRAIAAVDEGAFKAEIVPVETKVRRQSVIVDQDEYPNRTTNLEKLGGLRPAFNKEGSVTAGNASGINDGASATLLVSEAFMTEQGLTPLAEIVAIGQGGVDPSVMGLGPTPAIKQALKKSGLTFEDIDVFELNEAFAAQSLGVIQELTDAFSVSKEYMLERTNLNGGAIALGHPVGASGNRVLVTLIHILKQRNLKYGLASLCIGGGMGTAVIVRNPEVE